The following proteins come from a genomic window of Trifolium pratense cultivar HEN17-A07 linkage group LG4, ARS_RC_1.1, whole genome shotgun sequence:
- the LOC123923670 gene encoding heat shock cognate 70 kDa protein 2-like isoform X1: protein MAENAKRLIIGIDLGTTYSCVGVWHHGGVQIITNDHGNRTTPSYVAFTDSERLIGDAAKSQVTRNPVNTVFDAKRLIGRRFSDASVQSDMKLWPFKVIAGTADKPIIVVSYKNEEKQLTAEEISSMVLLKMREIAEDFVGSTVKDVVVTVPAYFNDSQRQATKDAGVIAGLNVMRIINEPTAAALAYGLDMEPVVDDEDEMNVLIFDLGGGTFDVSLLSIVDSVVEVLATAGDSHLGGEDFDNRMVENFVEEFKRKHEKEISGNPRALRKLRTACERAKRILSSTVQTTIEIDSLYEGIDFYTTITRDRFEELNMDLFSNCMDTVERCLRDAKMDKSSVHDIVLVGGSTRIPKVQQLLKDLFNGKELCKSINPDEAVAYGAALQAAILNDVENKKVQELTLVDITSLSLGVETVGGVMTVLIPKNRPIPYKKEQVFSTYSDNQLSVLIRVYEGERTSTRDNNLLGKFELSGILPAPRGVPQINVCFQIDHNGIMNVSAEDQTTGKKNNITITNGEGRLSKEEIEKMVQEAEKYKAEDEEYKKNVKAKIALELAVERHSFTKDAPDQHSKAEKYDSTKDSPYLRLEGQVEHDTCHQVTLPTPSLHPFPSGNFGYYFNSTKKASQKIIEALKDDKYYVIGLHGKKGSGKTSLVKAEMNEYEKIFHRVIFPTVSNNQDAKSIQEGIASSLNVHFERDDSDGLRAMKIIMALERKDRTILVILDNFPTKSQPQELGIPFSSRQCKVLLTTRDEADCVLMRCDHSISLDPLSNEEALTLLQKLSGVNSQSALFEVAQEVASKCNGLPGLIEKVATSLKNKSLENWKQSLISLSHSTARYQIFISFRGADTRHVFTNHLHYALCQKGFVTFKDDESLEGGVPIEKLLDDIEESRFAIVILSKNYADSEWCLKELVKILECKDKESKNQLVLPIFYEVPPTDVRHVRNSYADAMAKHVNNGKDSYIVLTWKKALYDICTLTGFEKPHDWTRDQFIDKIVNFACDHRHRLHIQSMYMN from the exons ATGGCTGAAAATGCAAAGCGTCTCATCATCGGAATCGACCTTGGCACCACCTATTCTTGCGTCGGAGTCTGGCACCACGGCGGTGTCCAAATCATCACCAACGACCACGGCAACCGGACTACCCCTTCTTACGTTGCTTTCACCGACTCCGAACGCTTAATTGGCGATGCTGCCAAGAGCCAGGTCACCAGGAACCCCGTCAATACAGTCTTCG ATGCCAAGCGTTTGATTGGAAGGAGATTCTCTGATGCTTCCGTTCAGAGTGACATGAAGCTATGGCCATTCAAAGTTATTGCTGGTACTGCCGACAAGCCAATCATTGTTGTTAGCTACAAGAATGAGGAGAAGCAACTCACTGCTGAGGAGATTTCCTCCATGGTCCTCCTCAAGATGCGTGAGATCGCCGAGGATTTTGTTGGTTCCACCGTGAAGGACGTTGTTGTCACTGTTCCAGCATACTTCAATGACTCTCAGCGCCAGGCCACCAAGGATGCTGGTGTCATTGCTGGCCTTAATGTCATGCGTATCATCAACGAACCCACTGCTGCTGCCCTTGCCTATGGCCTTGATATGGAGCCTGTTGTTGACGATGAGGATGAAATGAACGTTTTGATTTTTGACCTTGGCGGTGGTACTTTTGATGTCTCTCTTCTATCCATTGTAGACAGTGTCGTTGAAGTTCTTGCCACTGCAGGAGACAGCCATCTTGGAGGTGAAGACTTCGATAACAGGATGGTTGAGAATTTTGTTGAGGAATTCAAGAGGAAGCACGAGAAGGAAATTAGTGGGAACCCGAGGGCTTTAAGAAAGTTGAGGACCGCATGTGAAAGGGCAAAGAGGATACTGTCATCCACTGTACAGACCACCATTGAGATTGACTCATTGTATGAAGGTATTGACTTCTATACCACAATCACTCGTGACAGGTTTGAAGAACTCAACATGGACCTCTTCAGCAACTGCATGGACACTGTTGAGAGGTGTTTGAGGGACGCTAAAATGGACAAGAGCAGTGTACATGATATTGTTCTTGTTGGTGGGTCTACGAGGATCCCAAAAGTGCAACAGTTGTTGAAGGATTTATTCAATGGGAAGGAACTCTGCAAGAGCATCAACCCAGATGAGGCTGTTGCTTATGGAGCTGCTCTCCAGGCTGCTATCTTGAACGATGTGGAGAACAAGAAAGTTCAGGAGCTTACGTTGGTGGATATCACTTCCCTTTCACTTGGTGTGGAAACTGTTGGTGGTGTCATGACTGTCCTGATTCCAAAGAACCGTCCAATCCCGTACAAGAAGGAGCAGGTTTTCTCAACCTACTCCGACAACCAGCTTAGTGTGTTGATCAGGGTGTACGAGGGTGAGAGAACCAGTACCAGGGACAACAACTTGCTTGGTAAATTCGAGCTTTCTGGCATCCTTCCTGCTCCAAGGGGTGTTCCTCAGATCAATGTTTGCTTTCAAATTGATCACAATGGTATCATGAATGTCTCTGCTGAAGACCAGACTACTGGGAAGAAAAACAATATCACTATTACAAATGGCGAGGGCAGGCTCTCAAAGGAGGAGATTGAGAAGATGGTGCAGGAGGCGGAGAAGTACAAGGCTGAGGATGAGGAGTACAAGAAGAACGTAAAGGCCAAGATTGCCTTGGAACTAGCGGTGGAGAGGCACAGTTTTACAAAAGATGCTCCAGATCAACACTCAAAGGCGGAGAAGTACGATTCTACAAAAGATTCTCCATACCTACGCTTGGAGGGGCAAGTGGAACATGATACTTGCCATCAAGTTACATTACCAACCCCAAGTTTACACCCCTTCCCTTCGGGAAACTTTGGGTATTATTTCAACTCTACAAAAAAGGCTTCACAGAAAATTATAGAGGCACTAAAAGATGATAAATACTATGTAATTGGATTGCATGGAAAGAAGGGCTCTGGTAAAACATCATTAGTGAAAGCTGAGATGAATGAGTATGAAAAGATTTTTCATAGAGTTATATTTCCCACAGTTTCCAATAACCAAGATGCCAAGAGCATTCAGGAGGGAATTGCTAGCTCGCTGAATGTGCATTTTGAAAGAGATGACAGTGATGGCTTGAGAgcaatgaaaataattatggcATTAGAAAGGAAGGATAGAACTATTCTGGTCATTTTGGATAATTTTCCGACAAAGTCTCAACCGCAGGAATTAGGTATTCCTTTTAGTAGCAGACAATGCAAGGTTCTTTTAACCACACGTGACGAGGCAGACTGTGTCTTGATGAGATGTGACCATTCTATTTCTCTGGATCCCTTATCTAATGAGGAAGCTTTGACACTGCTACAAAAACTTTCTGGTGTTAACTCTCAATCTGCTCTATTTGAAGTGGCACAGGAAGTTGCTTCTAAATGCAATGGCTTACCTGGATTGATTGAAAAGGTGGCGACTTCCTTGAAAAATAAATCCTTGGAAAATTGGAAACAATCATTAATCAGTCTAAGCCACTCAACTGCCCGCTACCAGATTTTTATCAGTTTTAGAGGAGCCGATACTCGACATGTTTTTACAAACCATCTCCATTATGCTTTGTGCCAGAAGGGGTTCGTGACCTTCAAAGATGATGAATCATTGGAGGGTGGGGTCCCAATTGAGAAACTTCTTGACGACATTGAAGAATCGAGATTTGCAATTGTTATTTTATCCAAAAATTATGCAGACTCTGAATGGTGTCTCAAAGAACTGGTCAAAATTCTTGAGTGCAAGGATAAGGAAAGTAAGAATCAACTTGTTTTGCCAATCTTCTATGAAGTACCGCCCACAGACGTAAGGCATGTACGAAATAGTTATGCTGATGCCATGGCCAAACATGTAAACAATGGAAAAGATTCATATATAGTTCTAACATGGAAGAAGGCTTTATATGATATTTGTACGCTGACGGGATTTGAAAAGCCTCATGACTG GACCAGAGATCAATTTATTGATAAGATCGTCAATTTTGCCTGCGATCACAGACATCGCTTGCATATACAAAGTATGTATATGAACTAG
- the LOC123923670 gene encoding uncharacterized protein LOC123923670 isoform X3, with product MAENAKRLIIGIDLGTTYSCVGVWHHGGVQIITNDHGNRTTPSYVAFTDSERLIGDAAKSQVTRNPVNTVFDAKRLIGRRFSDASVQSDMKLWPFKVIAGTADKPIIVVSYKNEEKQLTAEEISSMVLLKMREIAEDFVGSTVKDVVVTVPAYFNDSQRQATKDAGVIAGLNVMRIINEPTAAALAYGLDMEPVVDDEDEMNVLIFDLGGGTFDVSLLSIVDSVVEVLATAGDSHLGGEDFDNRMVENFVEEFKRKHEKEISGNPRALRKLRTACERAKRILSSTVQTTIEIDSLYEGIDFYTTITRDRFEELNMDLFSNCMDTVERCLRDAKMDKSSVHDIVLVGGSTRIPKVQQLLKDLFNGKELCKSINPDEAVAYGAALQAAILNDVENKKVQELTLVDITSLSLGRFIIGIDLGTTYSCVGVWHHDTVQIITNDHGNRTTPSYVAFTDSERLIGDAAKIQVTRNPVNTVFDAKRLIGRRFSDASVQSDMKLWPFKVIAGPGDKPMIVVSYKNEEKHFTAEEISSMVLIKMCQTAEAYLGSTVKDVVITVPAYFNDSQRQATKDAGVIAGLNVMRIINEPTAAALAYGLDMEPVVDDEKVVLIFDLGGGTFDVSLLSIEDSVFLVDATAGDSHLGGEDFDNRMVENFVEEFKRKHGKEISGNPRALRKLRTACERSKRILSSTVQTTIEIDSLYEGIDFYTTITRDRFEELNMDLFNKCMDTVEQCLRDAKMDKSNVHDIVLVGGSTRIPKVQQLLQDFFNGRELCKSINPDEAVAYGAALQAAILNQEENEKIKELTLNDVTPISLGVETVGGVMTVLIRKNQTIPARKERIFSTYSDNQTGVTIKVYEGERSRSIDNNLLGKFELSGILPAPRGVPQINVCFQIDHNGIMNVSAEDQTTGKKNNITITNGEGRLSKEEIEKMVQEAEKYRAEDEEHKKNVEAKIAMEQEVERYCFTKDSPDQHLEAQVNHDTCHDQITLPSLCSSLRSFASGNFGYYFNSTKVASQKIIKGLKDDNCYVIGLYGKKGSGKTTLVKAEMEEYEKIFRRVIFLPVSENQDIKSIRVGISSSLNVFDKDDSDGARIMKIILALERKDRTTLVILDNFPSKSKLEELGIPYSSKQYKFLLTARDETECTSMGCDHLIFLKPLSDEEAFALLHKLSGVESQSDLFKVVRDVAFKCNGLPGLIKDVAFSLKKKPIEKWEESLVSLSHSTARYQIFISFRGKDTREIFTNHLYEALCNEGFETFIDDEALEGGSPIDKLLEAIEESRFAIVVLSENFADSKWCLKELVKILDCRKRKKQLVLPIFYEVEPTDIRHLKGRYGEAMAEHEKKLAKDSKTVLEWTLALSDISQLKGEHFHSSNFKGEHSERYRDQLIGKIIRFAHNNKHRLHIQSMYMN from the exons ATGGCTGAAAATGCAAAGCGTCTCATCATCGGAATCGACCTTGGCACCACCTATTCTTGCGTCGGAGTCTGGCACCACGGCGGTGTCCAAATCATCACCAACGACCACGGCAACCGGACTACCCCTTCTTACGTTGCTTTCACCGACTCCGAACGCTTAATTGGCGATGCTGCCAAGAGCCAGGTCACCAGGAACCCCGTCAATACAGTCTTCG ATGCCAAGCGTTTGATTGGAAGGAGATTCTCTGATGCTTCCGTTCAGAGTGACATGAAGCTATGGCCATTCAAAGTTATTGCTGGTACTGCCGACAAGCCAATCATTGTTGTTAGCTACAAGAATGAGGAGAAGCAACTCACTGCTGAGGAGATTTCCTCCATGGTCCTCCTCAAGATGCGTGAGATCGCCGAGGATTTTGTTGGTTCCACCGTGAAGGACGTTGTTGTCACTGTTCCAGCATACTTCAATGACTCTCAGCGCCAGGCCACCAAGGATGCTGGTGTCATTGCTGGCCTTAATGTCATGCGTATCATCAACGAACCCACTGCTGCTGCCCTTGCCTATGGCCTTGATATGGAGCCTGTTGTTGACGATGAGGATGAAATGAACGTTTTGATTTTTGACCTTGGCGGTGGTACTTTTGATGTCTCTCTTCTATCCATTGTAGACAGTGTCGTTGAAGTTCTTGCCACTGCAGGAGACAGCCATCTTGGAGGTGAAGACTTCGATAACAGGATGGTTGAGAATTTTGTTGAGGAATTCAAGAGGAAGCACGAGAAGGAAATTAGTGGGAACCCGAGGGCTTTAAGAAAGTTGAGGACCGCATGTGAAAGGGCAAAGAGGATACTGTCATCCACTGTACAGACCACCATTGAGATTGACTCATTGTATGAAGGTATTGACTTCTATACCACAATCACTCGTGACAGGTTTGAAGAACTCAACATGGACCTCTTCAGCAACTGCATGGACACTGTTGAGAGGTGTTTGAGGGACGCTAAAATGGACAAGAGCAGTGTACATGATATTGTTCTTGTTGGTGGGTCTACGAGGATCCCAAAAGTGCAACAGTTGTTGAAGGATTTATTCAATGGGAAGGAACTCTGCAAGAGCATCAACCCAGATGAGGCTGTTGCTTATGGAGCTGCTCTCCAGGCTGCTATCTTGAACGATGTGGAGAACAAGAAAGTTCAGGAGCTTACGTTGGTGGATATCACTTCCCTTTCACTTGGT CGTTTCATCATTGGAATCGACCTCGGCACCACCTACTCTTGCGTCGGAGTCTGGCATCACGACACTGTCCAAATCATCACCAACGACCACGGCAACCGGACCACCCCTTCTTACGTCGCTTTCACTGACTCCGAACGCTTAATTGGTGATGCTGCCAAGATCCAGGTCACCAGGAACCCCGTCAACACCGTCTTCG ATGCCAAGCGTTTGATTGGAAGGAGATTCTCTGATGCTTCCGTTCAGAGTGACATGAAGCTATGGCCATTCAAGGTTATTGCTGGTCCGGGCGACAAGCCCATGATTGTTGTTAGCTACAAGAATGAGGAGAAGCACTTCACTGCTGAGGAGATTTCCTCCATGGTCCTCATCAAGATGTGTCAGACCGCTGAGGCTTATCTTGGTTCTACCGTGAAGGACGTTGTTATCACTGTTCCAGCATACTTCAATGACTCTCAGCGCCAGGCCACTAAGGATGCTGGAGTCATTGCTGGCCTTAATGTCATGCGTATCATCAATGAACCCACTGCTGCTGCCCTTGCCTATGGCCTTGATATGGAGCCCGTCGTTGATGATGAGAAGGTCGTTTTGATTTTTGACCTTGGTGGTGGTACTTTTGATGTCTCTCTTCTATCCATTGAAGATAGTGTCTTTTTAGTTGATGCCACTGCAGGAGACAGCCATCTTGGAGGTGAAGACTTCGATAACCGGATGGTTGAgaattttgttgaggagttcaaGAGGAAACACGGGAAGGAAATTAGTGGGAACCCGAGGGCTTTAAGAAAGTTGAGGACCGCATGTGAAAGGTCAAAGAGGATACTGTCATCCACTGTACAGACCACCATTGAGATTGACTCATTGTATGAAGGTATTGACTTCTATACCACAATCACTCGTGACAGGTTTGAAGAACTCAACATGGACCTCTTCAACAAGTGCATGGACACTGTTGAGCAGTGTTTGAGGGATGCTAAAATGGACAAGAGCAATGTCCATGATATTGTTCTTGTTGGTGGGTCTACGAGGATCCCAAAAGTGCAACAGCTGTTGCAGGATTTCTTCAATGGGAGGGAGCTCTGCAAGAGCATCAACCCAGATGAGGCTGTTGCTTATGGAGCTGCTCTTCAGGCTGCTATCTTGAACCAGGAGGAGAACGAGAAGATTAAGGAGCTTACGTTGAATGATGTCACTCCGATTTCACTTGGTGTGGAAACTGTTGGTGGTGTCATGACTGTCTTGATTCGAAAGAACCAGACTATTCCGGCCAGGAAGGAGCGGATTTTCTCAACCTACTCAGATAACCAGACTGGTGTGACCATAAAGGTGTACGAGGGTGAGAGAAGTAGGAGCATAGACAACAACTTGCTAGGTAAATTCGAGCTTTCTGGCATCCTTCCTGCTCCACGGGGTGTTCCTCAGATCAATGTTTGCTTTCAAATTGATCACAATGGTATCATGAATGTCTCTGCTGAAGACCAGACTACTGGGAAGAAAAACAATATCACTATTACAAATGGAGAGGGCAGGCTCTCGAAGGAGGAGATTGAGAAGATGGTTCAGGAGGCGGAGAAGTATAGGGCTGAGGACGAGGAGCACAAGAAGAACGTTGAGGCCAAGATTGCCATGGAACAAGAGGTGGAGAGGTATTGTTTTACAAAAGATTCTCCGGATCAACACTTGGAGGCACAAGTAAATCATGATACTTGCCATGATCAAATTACATTACCATCCCTATGTTCAAGTTTACGATCTTTCGCTTCCGGAAACTTTGGGTATTATTTCAACTCTACAAAAGTGGCttcacaaaaaattataaagggaCTAAAAGACGATAATTGCTATGTTATTGGATTGTATGGAAAGAAAGGAAGTGGTAAAACAACATTGGTGAAAGCTGAGATGGAAGAGTATGAAAAGATTTTCCGTAGAGTGATATTTCTTCCTGTGTCCGAGAATCAAGATATCAAGAGCATTCGAGTGGGAATTTCTAGCTCCTTGAATGTGTTTGATAAAGATGACAGTGATGGTGCGagaataatgaaaataattttggcaTTAGAAAGGAAGGATAGAACTACCCTAGTCATCTTGGATAATTTTCCGTCAAAGTCTAAACTGGAAGAATTGGGAATTCCTTATAGTAGCAAACAGTACAAGTTCCTTTTGACCGCACGTGATGAGACAGAGTGCACCTCAATGGGATGTGATCATTTGATTTTTCTAAAGCCCTTATCTGATGAAGAAGCTTTTGCCCTGCTACATAAATTGTCCGGTGTTGAATCCCAAAGTGATCTATTTAAAGTGGTACGAGATGTTGCTTTTAAATGCAATGGCTTACCTGGTTTAATTAAAGATGTGGCGTTTTCCTTGAAAAAGAAGCCTATTGAGAAGTGGGAAGAATCCTTAGTCAGTCTAAGCCACTCAACGGCACGCTACCAAATTTTTATCAGTTTTAGAGGAAAGGACACTCGGGAGATTTTCACAAATCATCTCTATGAGGCTTTGTGTAATGAGGGATTCGAGACCTTCATAGATGATGAAGCATTGGAGGGTGGATCCCCAATTGATAAGCTTCTTGAAGCCATTGAAGAGTCAAGGTTTGCAATTGTTGTTTTGTCAGAAAATTTTGCAGACTCTAAATGGTGTCTTAAAGAACTTGTCAAGATTCTTGATTGTCGAAAAAGGAAGAAACAATTGGTTTTGCCAATTTTTTATGAAGTGGAACCAACCGACATAAGACATCTAAAAGGGAGGTATGGTGAAGCTATGGCCGAACATGAAAAAAAgttagccaaagattctaagaCGGTATTGGAATGGACATTAGCTTTGAGTGATATTTCCCAATTGAAAGGAGAACATTTCCATAGTTCCAACTTCAAAGGAGAGCATTCCGAAAG GTACAGAGACCAACTTATCGGAAAGATCATAAGATTTGCCCATAATAACAAACATCGCTTGCATATACAAAGCATGTATATGAATTAG
- the LOC123923670 gene encoding heat shock cognate 70 kDa protein 2-like isoform X2, with the protein MAENAKRFIIGIDLGTTYSCVGVWHHDTVQIITNDHGNRTTPSYVAFTDSERLIGDAAKIQVTRNPVNTVFDAKRLIGRRFSDASVQSDMKLWPFKVIAGPGDKPMIVVSYKNEEKHFTAEEISSMVLIKMCQTAEAYLGSTVKDVVITVPAYFNDSQRQATKDAGVIAGLNVMRIINEPTAAALAYGLDMEPVVDDEKVVLIFDLGGGTFDVSLLSIEDSVFLVDATAGDSHLGGEDFDNRMVENFVEEFKRKHGKEISGNPRALRKLRTACERSKRILSSTVQTTIEIDSLYEGIDFYTTITRDRFEELNMDLFNKCMDTVEQCLRDAKMDKSNVHDIVLVGGSTRIPKVQQLLQDFFNGRELCKSINPDEAVAYGAALQAAILNQEENEKIKELTLNDVTPISLGVETVGGVMTVLIRKNQTIPARKERIFSTYSDNQTGVTIKVYEGERSRSIDNNLLGKFELSGILPAPRGVPQINVCFQIDHNGIMNVSAEDQTTGKKNNITITNGEGRLSKEEIEKMVQEAEKYRAEDEEHKKNVEAKIAMEQEVERYCFTKDSPDQHLEAQVNHDTCHDQITLPSLCSSLRSFASGNFGYYFNSTKVASQKIIKGLKDDNCYVIGLYGKKGSGKTTLVKAEMEEYEKIFRRVIFLPVSENQDIKSIRVGISSSLNVFDKDDSDGARIMKIILALERKDRTTLVILDNFPSKSKLEELGIPYSSKQYKFLLTARDETECTSMGCDHLIFLKPLSDEEAFALLHKLSGVESQSDLFKVVRDVAFKCNGLPGLIKDVAFSLKKKPIEKWEESLVSLSHSTARYQIFISFRGKDTREIFTNHLYEALCNEGFETFIDDEALEGGSPIDKLLEAIEESRFAIVVLSENFADSKWCLKELVKILDCRKRKKQLVLPIFYEVEPTDIRHLKGRYGEAMAEHEKKLAKDSKTVLEWTLALSDISQLKGEHFHSSNFKGEHSERYRDQLIGKIIRFAHNNKHRLHIQSMYMN; encoded by the exons ATGGCCGAAAATGCAAAGCGTTTCATCATTGGAATCGACCTCGGCACCACCTACTCTTGCGTCGGAGTCTGGCATCACGACACTGTCCAAATCATCACCAACGACCACGGCAACCGGACCACCCCTTCTTACGTCGCTTTCACTGACTCCGAACGCTTAATTGGTGATGCTGCCAAGATCCAGGTCACCAGGAACCCCGTCAACACCGTCTTCG ATGCCAAGCGTTTGATTGGAAGGAGATTCTCTGATGCTTCCGTTCAGAGTGACATGAAGCTATGGCCATTCAAGGTTATTGCTGGTCCGGGCGACAAGCCCATGATTGTTGTTAGCTACAAGAATGAGGAGAAGCACTTCACTGCTGAGGAGATTTCCTCCATGGTCCTCATCAAGATGTGTCAGACCGCTGAGGCTTATCTTGGTTCTACCGTGAAGGACGTTGTTATCACTGTTCCAGCATACTTCAATGACTCTCAGCGCCAGGCCACTAAGGATGCTGGAGTCATTGCTGGCCTTAATGTCATGCGTATCATCAATGAACCCACTGCTGCTGCCCTTGCCTATGGCCTTGATATGGAGCCCGTCGTTGATGATGAGAAGGTCGTTTTGATTTTTGACCTTGGTGGTGGTACTTTTGATGTCTCTCTTCTATCCATTGAAGATAGTGTCTTTTTAGTTGATGCCACTGCAGGAGACAGCCATCTTGGAGGTGAAGACTTCGATAACCGGATGGTTGAgaattttgttgaggagttcaaGAGGAAACACGGGAAGGAAATTAGTGGGAACCCGAGGGCTTTAAGAAAGTTGAGGACCGCATGTGAAAGGTCAAAGAGGATACTGTCATCCACTGTACAGACCACCATTGAGATTGACTCATTGTATGAAGGTATTGACTTCTATACCACAATCACTCGTGACAGGTTTGAAGAACTCAACATGGACCTCTTCAACAAGTGCATGGACACTGTTGAGCAGTGTTTGAGGGATGCTAAAATGGACAAGAGCAATGTCCATGATATTGTTCTTGTTGGTGGGTCTACGAGGATCCCAAAAGTGCAACAGCTGTTGCAGGATTTCTTCAATGGGAGGGAGCTCTGCAAGAGCATCAACCCAGATGAGGCTGTTGCTTATGGAGCTGCTCTTCAGGCTGCTATCTTGAACCAGGAGGAGAACGAGAAGATTAAGGAGCTTACGTTGAATGATGTCACTCCGATTTCACTTGGTGTGGAAACTGTTGGTGGTGTCATGACTGTCTTGATTCGAAAGAACCAGACTATTCCGGCCAGGAAGGAGCGGATTTTCTCAACCTACTCAGATAACCAGACTGGTGTGACCATAAAGGTGTACGAGGGTGAGAGAAGTAGGAGCATAGACAACAACTTGCTAGGTAAATTCGAGCTTTCTGGCATCCTTCCTGCTCCACGGGGTGTTCCTCAGATCAATGTTTGCTTTCAAATTGATCACAATGGTATCATGAATGTCTCTGCTGAAGACCAGACTACTGGGAAGAAAAACAATATCACTATTACAAATGGAGAGGGCAGGCTCTCGAAGGAGGAGATTGAGAAGATGGTTCAGGAGGCGGAGAAGTATAGGGCTGAGGACGAGGAGCACAAGAAGAACGTTGAGGCCAAGATTGCCATGGAACAAGAGGTGGAGAGGTATTGTTTTACAAAAGATTCTCCGGATCAACACTTGGAGGCACAAGTAAATCATGATACTTGCCATGATCAAATTACATTACCATCCCTATGTTCAAGTTTACGATCTTTCGCTTCCGGAAACTTTGGGTATTATTTCAACTCTACAAAAGTGGCttcacaaaaaattataaagggaCTAAAAGACGATAATTGCTATGTTATTGGATTGTATGGAAAGAAAGGAAGTGGTAAAACAACATTGGTGAAAGCTGAGATGGAAGAGTATGAAAAGATTTTCCGTAGAGTGATATTTCTTCCTGTGTCCGAGAATCAAGATATCAAGAGCATTCGAGTGGGAATTTCTAGCTCCTTGAATGTGTTTGATAAAGATGACAGTGATGGTGCGagaataatgaaaataattttggcaTTAGAAAGGAAGGATAGAACTACCCTAGTCATCTTGGATAATTTTCCGTCAAAGTCTAAACTGGAAGAATTGGGAATTCCTTATAGTAGCAAACAGTACAAGTTCCTTTTGACCGCACGTGATGAGACAGAGTGCACCTCAATGGGATGTGATCATTTGATTTTTCTAAAGCCCTTATCTGATGAAGAAGCTTTTGCCCTGCTACATAAATTGTCCGGTGTTGAATCCCAAAGTGATCTATTTAAAGTGGTACGAGATGTTGCTTTTAAATGCAATGGCTTACCTGGTTTAATTAAAGATGTGGCGTTTTCCTTGAAAAAGAAGCCTATTGAGAAGTGGGAAGAATCCTTAGTCAGTCTAAGCCACTCAACGGCACGCTACCAAATTTTTATCAGTTTTAGAGGAAAGGACACTCGGGAGATTTTCACAAATCATCTCTATGAGGCTTTGTGTAATGAGGGATTCGAGACCTTCATAGATGATGAAGCATTGGAGGGTGGATCCCCAATTGATAAGCTTCTTGAAGCCATTGAAGAGTCAAGGTTTGCAATTGTTGTTTTGTCAGAAAATTTTGCAGACTCTAAATGGTGTCTTAAAGAACTTGTCAAGATTCTTGATTGTCGAAAAAGGAAGAAACAATTGGTTTTGCCAATTTTTTATGAAGTGGAACCAACCGACATAAGACATCTAAAAGGGAGGTATGGTGAAGCTATGGCCGAACATGAAAAAAAgttagccaaagattctaagaCGGTATTGGAATGGACATTAGCTTTGAGTGATATTTCCCAATTGAAAGGAGAACATTTCCATAGTTCCAACTTCAAAGGAGAGCATTCCGAAAG GTACAGAGACCAACTTATCGGAAAGATCATAAGATTTGCCCATAATAACAAACATCGCTTGCATATACAAAGCATGTATATGAATTAG